Genomic segment of Coffea arabica cultivar ET-39 chromosome 1e, Coffea Arabica ET-39 HiFi, whole genome shotgun sequence:
cgcggaattcgatccCCAACCTAATacctgaacttcactcttggtgagtgtccctgcctgttctttCCTACTTTAATTAAGcactttcttgactcgatatgtgatagATTGCAAAATgagttttgatccatcgaagtgagcagtgtgtacttcatcgcactagccgttcgagtggtgacttgcgtgaatcatttttCTCATAAGTCCTTGagtctaaatgtagttacgtcgttgggtgaatccctcggcacCTGAATCGAACTACAATAATGTCTGAATccaaatgtagttacgtcgttgggtgaatccctcagCACCTGAATCGAACTACaataaagtcgttgggtgaatccttCGACAAATtttattacgggtatatctcgagtatactgcgtcggtagacgaagtgcgggcccggagtagaggtatgaatggtgacgggttaggattaaaatgagtggatctacatggattataggtagtgagagttgacggagagtcaactacGATGAACGGTGTTCAAGcaaggaaaatggctcctgagagcccctgtatcctaccttgtgctgttaaaCGCTTTCCTATTTGTTAAACTTGTTTATGTTATTACTCGTTGTTTGATTTGCGTGACTGCATGTCTTGGGGcgccactgagctttagctcaccccacgtttatttgttttccttacaggatggGAAGATTGAAAGTATTTGCGCAGTTTGTATTTCTTATGGTTGAACTTGAATGATTTGATTGTAATTTGCGGTTTGTAGCGGATTGTAATCTAAGCATTGTACTTTTCATCTTGGATTGCCACTGGAAGCTGGAATATGTGTAAACCCCAATTCGATTACTTGGTTTGTAAATTATATTTGGAATTTATATATGTATCTATCCAGTTTGGTGCGACTTTATACTCTGGTACGTAGCACGTAGGACGTTTAAGAGCACCGACTGGTTATCTTTgtcaatgttatctctgaagttaatgtggcttTAAGGATGATCCTATTCGGGAAAAGTTGTTTTGCAATATATTAGGTTATTCTCTGAAAGGATTCGGGTTAGATTGCtcgcgtgagtcctggcgagagttgggcagacggcccgccaaccctttggttcgcctcagggggaagtggggtcgccacagagtcttgacgagagttggacaggcggtcaGCTAAATCttggggtatgccctagggggaggtggggttgtcacagatggtatcagaactCTTATCGACATCGTGCCGGGAGAGGATTCTCGGACTCTAGGGATtagcttgttaagtgtggaacaattatCTATTGTTGGAAACATTAGATAcatatgttgggtaggaatctcaaaagtggttgatttcctcttgagaCTGGCTAGCTCGAggggtgaattatcatattttcggattcctGTACTTGAGTACCAATGACTATACCTTTATGATAAATCGATATCTCgagtaatattaggataagtttggatcgCGAAAGCCAAGGCACGAGAAATACGAATAGTCCGGACTTGACAGATATGGAAGATATTAGTGAGATTTGGAACCCTTATTATTTAAGTGTACATACCTAGTTTTACTTTTTTGAGTTTTGAGTAAGTATAGTGTTTGAGCAATGCCTGGGGTTAATGTCCCATAGAATATGTGAATTGCAATGATCtgtatataaagaaagtatgttattttcaatgtgttctattatttttcattttatgatttgACATTGTTTTTATTGAGCTTTATAGCTACTTTAGTTTGTTCATACCTATGTCGTCTATTTTTTTTACAAGAGGTATGGAGGGTAGGAGAAGTCGGGACCATGAAATTAGCCGAGGACGCGATTCTAACCGTGGCCGTGGGACTAGACAGGCACAAGAACCAGTACGGGAACCGAAAGAGGAGAGAGGTGAAACGGTTGAATCACAACCGAGACCCCGAGCTAAAGGGGGGGATCAGGTGGCAACGGCAATTCAGCAAATGCCCAATATTCTTACTCGATTGGTAGAGCAACAGGGTCAATCCCCTGttaatcaacctagggaccctgACATTGGACAAGATAGGGCTCTaaagagatttcaaaagttttctcctcctAAATTTCTTGAACGACCGGACCCTGAGGTAGCTGAGAGGTGGTTTGTGACGACTGaaaaatttccttatatttttcttaaaattctgttttatttggaatttattacctTACAATAGTTTTACTATTCATTTACCCCCTTAAGAATTGCAATTTACcctagaatcaagggtttttcatTTAGGTTCGTAGTTAGCATAAATTCaagttttaaaaccctaatatacgcgaattaaggaaaaacggtgtgaaccgaaaTGTACCATTTGTTATTGAGTGAGTACATcatttgaacactactttattaccttaatctccttgttattaattgaacaaaattagacctaaatatcttcttaatgcagccgaaattttggactaaaaacaagagagaaaaggaaaaaaattgacttccaatcaaaaggtgacacttgtccaaTTTTGATCGAAATGAATTCCTATcattttaaccttcttgaagcttcatttcaGCCTCCATTTCTACACATTCCAGCCGTGAGTTTGAGAGAGAAGAGGGAAGAAACCAATCAATTTCCATCTTGCTTTTTAGCTTAATTTGAGTGAAAATtcaaaatctaaaccgattaaactctcCCTTTAGTTCTTAAGAAGCTTTGTGTGGTGAAACTTTGGAAGGAAAGGTTGAGGTTTCTCTTAAAAGCATCATTAGTAAGGTATGAAGGCTGTTTTTCCATTATTTCTCCCTTAATCTTGGTTAAGTTTGTATAGCAATTTAAATTCTTGGCTAATGATAAATATTTAAGTAGTTGTGATGATTACGGTGGATTTGtgagttaggattttgaattgttcagtggtatttcttcttgtttagatagAAAATGAAGtctataatcttgtataggaagttGAAGTAGTGGTTTAAGGTAGAAATGTGAAGGTTAGACCGTGAATGCACTAAATTCCAAATTTAAGGAGTGAAACTGCCTTGTTATGACCAGCTTTATTcgtgtatgttagaggccgaattaggcttaggttaaaacatgaaagttgtaggcaatGATTTtatatagctgcctgtaaaatttagCTCAATTGaagtactgtatcatgtgaaatgaccggaatacccctgactgccaaaagcttcattttgcagATAGTTTTGTGATCTCAcacttttggcttcatttttcaccttgatccgtatcaaatcagcctttgtccaaaacatgaaacttttagccctatgtttcagctttccaacgcatctgaaaatgCCTCAAACGgcattgtgtagcctgagttattgttatttgaattcagtactaaCAACCGTACTGACAAGgacattctggttctgtaatctatACTTTCGACCTGGATcaattgtgaactggattgagttgtcttcatgaaagttgtaaccttttgtcttagtttcgaaacggtataaaattcacatcaATCCAATAAACGTAACtctagttgtgaccaaaatgttataatatgtcgaatctgccatttagtcttttgccttcaaaacttgatttccgattggattattatacttgtgttgtacttggatgattttgagcctattgaacggctattgtgatgaaattatttgtatgtgttttggggctgaattgaaaaaaaaaataatgaaggtataaatggctggaaaataggtaaacacaaaggacgtgctgcccaaatttacactcgagagTTAGGTAGAGACACTTACGACTTGAGTACGAATTCGGGAACGAATATCACTTGAATCATCTAGAATATTCAAGTTTTCTttcatagaggtatataagttagaattcggccgaaacttgtacccttgaaaaatgaaagtaacgactaatagaaatatatTACGACTTGAGTACGAATTCGGGAACGAATATCACTTGAATCATCTAGAATATTCAAGTTTTCTttcatagaggtatataagttagaattcggccgaaacttgtacccttgaaaaatgaaagtaacgactaatagaaatatatttttctcgtcacttcgactcaaacggagatttcaaaagttaatcaCTTTAAAGTTTCACTATTTTTAAGAGCAAacatgagtttacaaatattcttcaaataagtttcaattatgtgattctcgttaaacgaaacgtttacgtttcgaatcttagttactttcaaaaactcttaaacaatgttttatcgcagatttggactccaaacacggagtaatacccgaacgtaacccgtaaaggcaccgcatcttttggtgagtgcttccaaatatctgattgaagtggacacttgttttcaatacttgaccaatgtgatttaatgatatgtaatttgtttgatcggacaagagtgtactttatcgcacttgccctaatatgatatatacttgtttattattgcaattgacttgatatacttgtacttgatttataagtgctgagcggcagcatgtaccatactcaatgtgagtgggaggtgcctctcattcccgtctccgtacttttattttgattcagtcgattggagatatTATCTCATCaacttcttggggacccaaaccccactggctagttaatcgagtcgagccggtaagggattggtcgattagataacaaaccatgggtatctagtgttgtcgagtggagtgttatctcctcgactaatcggtatactcgagtattactaccagtgtttatcttagagttcgggtccggtaaggggtttggatggtggacggagagtagtttaactggtgctctactggattggttacttacttgaaagttgacggagtgtcaactattacttgatcaaactctggtgatgcaatgggaatttggctcctgagagtcatccatattcttatactttggaatgattagtacttatcgtgttattgtttcgttttagaagaaaaactttacactcgctcattttgagatttgctacttgaagtgttattactcacttttatgaacttttcatacTCATTAttttgctacgtgatacttgcacttttaaataatggtcaacttgctatttggaatctcattgggattttagctcattccacgtcatttattttccttataaGGGGTTGGTACagaatagtctagttttgaagttttgaaatggtactcgcgctagcactcgactagggttgattgtactcgaattgtaaacactttgaagtattttggtgtgtagaaactttgaatctggatttgagcatcaatgtatatattaaattgaagtggatgtgttatttatttttatggatgtatattatttttcttgagttatgagtgagtgagtcctgacgagagttgggcaggcgacccgtcaaactctggggtacgccctagggggaggtggggccgtcacagatggtatcagagctcctatcgagctcatgtcgggagaaggttctcggactgtggggattggcttattaagtgtgaaacaaaggtctattgttggggaccttagatatgtatgttgggtgtTGGGTAGGAAtatctaatacgggtgatttactcttgggaccggccgactCAAATTATGAATTAttttattgtggattcttgtactcgaATACCCAATAGTGAAAATGCTAGAATAAAGgcttgtatcttgattgcacttgaagTGAGTTTTGATGGCGAAAGTAAAGGCACAGAAGATCCTACAATTTGACCTAGTAAATACTCTGATAGAGGGGATTGGATCTAGGAGTGTTATCATGGACGAAGCGAGTAATAGTCTGACTAGGGTTCTTATAGAGGATGATTAGGTTGTAGTATATGTCAAGAAATTCGCACCGAAGACCTATTTCTTTCTTCTATGAATGTGAGGACtagataagtgtttatttgatTCGAGACGATCTGACTGCAACGATATAGGTATCTATACCTCGCTTTGGATATTTGATACCCGTAGTTTGGTTCTCGACAAACTACCCTTATTTATGTTTCCTTGATACCTATTCACTACTGTCAACGTATGAACTTGGTTTGATTATAATTGTACCGAGAGTGAAAGTTTTGGAATTAGGTAGAGAGAAATTGGTAAAACACGGATGTGGCATGTGCGAGGTATGCTTTAAGGTTTCGTTATGTACATACGTGATACGTGgcatagtattttaaaatattgccCTAACTATGTTTTATTTTTCCATCCGTTTCATTTGAGAATCTCTAAGTTTGATCTTCCGTGGTTGGATTGGGAGTTAAGGAACTTAACAATTATATAGTTAGATTGTCCCTTGTACTTTGTTACTTACTCTGCTCTattgatttgcctggcaggctatcacttgagtcCCAGCGAATCTGTGAGATGGCATATTTGGTtgatatatataagaaaattgAGATTCTTCGAAATGAAATAGAGGTCCAAAAGAGACTAGCCAAATATTGGGAAGGGTGATAGAAACACGaatattcggagaaaattgagctattACACGAGAACATAGAACTGAAAAGGCAATACGAAGggattcccgaaaaggttttagcaatggcacaaagtaATACTTTTACGAAGGATCTGGAGAAAGCCTAAAAGATAGAAACTGCAAGGGCACAAGTGAAGGgtttccatgcaaagaaaaggagtgcACCTAGTGAAAGTCAAAGTAAAAAACAAGGTGATCGAGGTAGGCCACTCTTTAAGGTAGGTCGAGGAGCtagtggtgtgaaaattttggggaTATTTAAAGAAGATACTCCGAGAGGAGTCCCAGGTGGAGGAAGACAACTGAAAGCTGTCTCACAAAGAGATCAAACCTCAATCCTTCACTTATCTTGTGGCTATTGTGAAAAAATCAACCATACTGAGGAGAGTTGTTGGAAAAGAGGGGGAGAATGCCTGCGATGTGGGAGCGCCAAACATTGGATTGTTAATTGTCCGGTTCTATTACGGGAAGGGAAAGGGACCCAACAATCGAccaagaccaaccctggaccgtcgaaaggggaagggactggaatgaaggtGTCAGCTCGGATGTATTCCCTAGAGCAACATCAGGTCCCTGACCCGTCTGAAAACGTAGAAGGTATGATTTTCCATTTAACTTAGGTTTTTATAGATCCTGGtggtaagaaaatttcgagaacgaaatttctttaaggggaagAGATAGTGATGACTGGaaaatttccttatatttttcttaaaattcccttttatttggaatttattaccttacaatagctttactactcatttaccccCTTAAGAATTGCAATTCACCTTAAAATCAAGGATTTTTCATTTAGGTTCGTAGTTAGCATAAATTCAAGTTTTTACGTATTTTGATCGTGTAATTAATCGGTATAGACtgtgtattaaatttagtgattaaagagtgagttttagatgatattaagtgtgtgattagaagtgataataataaattagtgaattataagttaaaatccTAGTATATGcgaattaaggaaaaacggtgtgaaccgaagTGTACCGTTTGTTATCGAGTGAGTataccacttgaacactactttattaccttaatctccttgttattaattgaacaaaatcagacctaaatatcttcttaatgcagccgaaattttggactaaaaacaagagagaaaagaaaaaaaattgacttccaatcaaaatgtgacacttgtccaaTTTTGACCGAAATGAATTCCTATcattttaaccttcttgaagcttcatttcaGCCTCCATTTCTGCACATTCTAGCCGTGAGTTTGAGAGAGGAGAGGGAAGAAACCCAATCAATTTTCATCTTGCTTTTTAGCTTAATTTGAATGAAAAtccaaaatctaaaccgattaaactctcCCTTTAGTTCTTAAGAAGCTGTGTGGTGAAACTTTGGAAGGAAAGGTTGAGGTTTCTCTTAAAAGCATCATTAGTAAGGTATGAAGGCTATTTATTTGTATGTGTTTTTCAATTCGGTTCTAATATACAGTGAAATTTGTGGAATCTAGGGTGGATCCTGCAAGATTTGCTAATGAAAAAAGTTTTAGAGGAAGAAATTGAGTACAAATTGGCATGTAGCACAAAGGGCAAATCTAGTACAaatttctcatttcactccctaaaataatattttaattgccTGGACTGAATATGCAAAGAATCAGTAAGTTCAAGAAAGGTCAGTGCTATTTCTCAAAGGGTTAATTGCACTTTATCCGCTTTACGTATGGGCCAtttatcaatttaccccctaATGTTTGTTTTTTCACAGTTTATCCCAAAGACTAACAGTTAACCCTAATGGAGATAAAATAGAATAATGAAAAGATAGTAATATTCTTAAGAAAATAATGAACAACCCAAAATATCCATATCTCTAGATTTATGAAAGGGATAaagaaaagtttccaaaattatCCTAGAATAATGGAGGAGGGAAATTTCCCTCCATTTGGCACatgggacaaaaaaaaaattcagaagacaaaaggtaGGGAACCTTTTGTCATTATCGGTCATCTTTTCTCTCTCCTCTATCTACCCATGAGAAGTGCCCACATGCATGCCGTTtctgaataaaaagaaaatatagtTGTCTAAAACTCGTTTTAACTTATTCATGTATAGAGCAAAATTAAAGACAATAATAACATATCATTAATGACAAATTCACATTGTAATTTGAGCAGCAGTAAAATTTTCTTCCCGGATTTTCGAGTGTCCACGAGGTGCACAGTGGTGCCTCTTTACCACATTCACACATTTTTTGGGGCGATCTTTCAACGTTATTTGAAGCACTTTGTGACATTTTTATGATACTTttagttgacaaaaaaaattttaggaaCTGTTGGATCTGttgaaatgaaagagaaaaaataggttataactggaTGAAagcatgaaagagaaaaaataggCTAAAAATTATCAGATACCCATTTTTATAACTCATTGAGGGAAATTTTAGTCAGCCAAAACAAACGGCTCTCTTCCAATGGCAATTTCGGCATCTTGAAGTTTTTAATGATGCAATTGCTTAGCTGGACTGACAGAAGGGGTAAACTGTGGAAAAACAAACGTTGGGGGGTAAATTGAGAAATGACCAATACttaaaggggataaagtgtGATTAACCCTTTCTCAAACTGCAGGGGAGGTGAGTgtaagtgtcagaaacctcaagggaggtttctgcaattttctccaattttttttGGCAAGAATGGAACTCATTTGTGAAGATATCTGAATGCAGGGCAGTATCTGCATTCACATGCTAAATTAGGTAAATTTTAAATATCTTAATGACGGACTCCAAAACACCCATTAGAATGTATCTTATTTAGTTATTTAGTAACCCACCCATTAAAAGTTAAACGCCCACTAAATTAGTCACCCACTACAACTAACAAATTAATTGGTTACCCATTAAATCAATAATACTTAAATTACCCACtccataaaaataaataaataaaagaatgtaTACATCCACCCTACCATTGTAAATGTATCACACAAGATATAGACCTCCcatcttctttttttaatttatttatctaAAAGAATTCTTGATTCACGTTAATGGATTTTTCTTAACAAGTGTACTAATACACCTAAATTCCACCTAACTTAATATGTATACATTCATTAACAATTATTATCCCCTTCTTATATTTATacacttttcctaattaatttAGCTTTGTAAAACTCTAACACTTGAATACATCTTAACAAAGTGCCCAATAAGCACAATCCATTAGACCAACCGTTACATTTATACACTTTTCTTAATTAATTTacctttgtaaaactcaaacaCTTGAATACATTTTAACAAACTGTGTTGGACCAATCATGCATTAATAACTATCACATAATTTTACATTAGTAACTACTAGATAATTATCCATCTTTGGAAGAGGATGGATCAGGTGATTTGACAAAGGGATTGTAAATTTGAGCAATCCCACTTATacttaaaaaaaagtaataattatCCATCTACAAATTCTTAGTAAAATCCCTACACATTTGTGCCTTCATAACTAGTAGAAAGAATCAAAGAATTCCCATAGCAGAGAACCTCCTGAGTTTTCTCCAAATAAAACCTAAATCAAAGCAaaaaccttattttattttagtaacAGAACCATCAAAGCCATATTATTCTCTGCAAGAAATTTGCCAAGGATCAAGAAATGTTAAGAGCATCTTCTTCGCTACTACCACCAGTTTCCTCTGCTCCATCTCTCTTAACTCTCATCCCTTCTCTCAACTTCTCATCATTACCATTATCAGAACCATTTTTTACTTCTTCCCCTGTTAAATTTTCTCTGCTGCATCATCAGACAATTGGTACAGAAGGCAGAAAAGATCAAACTCTACACCAGGAGAAATGAAATAGAATAAAGAACATTTCTCTGAGATAGTAGAGTATTGCTTTTATTAACCCAGAGAAAGTACAAGAGTGCTGGAAAGAATCAAGATATTTTGACAGAATGAATGATGCTTCCTCTGTCTCCCTCTGGCCCTTTTATTCTCGCGGCCTTTACCGACTTGATTATATGGCATCAGTTATAACAAACTAACTAACTACTACCCATGTGACCGCCTCTGCTAAACTTGCTCTACACGTGAACGTAATATGAAAATTACAACATTACTCCCCCTAACATGCGGTAATTAcatttgcatgtctatttctACAAATCAGATATTTGCATGCCTCTTTCTACGTATCAGATGCCCCCCATCGAGAAAGTCCTTGTCCTCAAGGACTGAAGGGAAGAAACCTCTGGCGCAAATCATACAAAAACTCCCACATCACATCTTCAGGGAACGAGCTGCTCCACTGTACCAAGACCTGAGTGGCAGCCTTATTCCCATGTTTAACCAGCCTTCTATCCAAAATAGCAGTTGGCTCCACCAGTAAGTGTCCCTGGTCAGTGGTTGTCTCAGGTAGATGGGTTGTGACAGGTTGCTGGCCGACCTTTTTCTTGAGTAAGGAGACATGAAACGTCGAGTGAATCTTGGCTTGAGCAGGCAGCTGCAATCTGTATGCCACATTCCCTATACGTTCCAAAATAGGAAAAGGGCCAAATTATCTGGGGGACAGCTTCTGGCAGCTGGAAGACTTGAGAGAATGCTGTCTGTACGGCCGTAGCTTCACATACACCAAGTCGCCTACCTGAAACTCCCTATCCGACCTGTGTTTATCGGCCAGGTGCTTCATTCGGTGTTGAGCAGTCTTGAGGTTGTGCTTGAGAGTGTGCAGTGCCCTCTCCCGAGCAGCTAAGCTCCTGTCCACT
This window contains:
- the LOC140016750 gene encoding uncharacterized protein, with product MTSDYPKAWSSWLPLAEYWYNTNFHSAIKTTPFQVVYGQAPPVHIPYLPGSATVDAVDRSLAARERALHTLKHNLKTAQHRMKHLADKHRSDREFQVGDLVLQLPAQAKIHSTFHVSLLKKKVGQQPVTTHLPETTTDQGHLLVEPTAILDRRLVKHGNKAATQVLVQWSSSFPEDVMWEFLYDLRQSRENLTGEEVKNGSDNGNDEKLREGMRVKRDGAEETGGSSEEDALNIS